ACGCCGGCGTGAATCTCTCAGGTTCCGTACAGAGGGGGTGTGGCGGCGCGCGTGCGCCGTCTCCACCTCAATGGCGCTGACAGGATCACATGAAAACCATCGCAGTCATCGGCGGCGGCATCACCGGCGTCACCACCGCGTACGCGCTGGCACAGCGCGGCCTGGCCGTCACCCTGTTCGAACAGCATCGCTATCCGGCCATGGAAACCTCGTACGCCAACGGCGGCCAGCTGTCGGCGTCCAACGCGGAGGTATGGAACCACTGGGGCACCGTCAGGAAAGGCGTCGCCTGGATGCTGCGGCGCGATGCGCCCTTGCTGGTGCGCCCGCACCCCACGTGGCACAAGCTGTCATGGTTTGCCGAGTTCCTGGCCGCCGTGCCGCGCTACCGCGACAACACGGTGGCCACGGCGCGCATGGCCGTCGCCGCGCGCGAGCACCTGTTCGCCTGGGCGGCGCAGGAAGGCATCGCCTTCGACCAGCGCCGCCAGGGCATCCTGCACATCTACCGCGACAAGGCCGCCTTCGACCATGCCGCCCAGGTGACGAAGCTGCTGGCGCAAGGCGGCCTGCCGCGCCGCGGTGTCACGCCGCAGGAGATGCGCGCCATCGAACCCACGCTGGCGGGCGACTATTACGGCGGCTTCTATACGGAGAGCGACAGCAGCGGCGACATCCACAAGTTCACCACCGGCCTGGCGCGCGCTTGCCAGCGCCACGGCGTGGCGCTGCTGTGCCAGCGCGAGGTGCTGGCGCTGGCCGTCGACGACCATGGCGCCAGCGTCACGGTGCGCCATGGCGAGGTGCAGGACACGTGCAGCTTCGACGCGGCGGTCGTCTGCGCCGGCACCGCCAGCCGCGCGCTGGCGGCGATGGTGGGCGACCGCGTCAACGTCTACCCCGTCAAGGGCTACTCGATCACCGTGCACCTGGCGGACAGTGCCAGCCAGGCCGCCGCGCCGACGGTCAGCCTGCTCGACGACGCCACCAAGCTGGTGGCCAGCCGCTTCGGCCAGGACCGGCTGCGCGTGGCCGGCACGGCGGAATTCGCCGGCTACGACCGCGACATCCGCCAGGACCGCATCCGCCCGTTGGTGGAGTGGGTGGAACGCTGTTTCCCCGGCGTCTCGACGACCAGCGTGGTGCCCTGGGCCGGCCTGCGCCCGATGATGCCCGACACGATGCCGCGCGTGGGCCGGGGCCGCACGCCGTTCGTGTTCTACAACACGGGCCATGGGCACCTGGGCTGGACCCTGTCCGCCGCGACGGCGGAGACGGTGGCGCATGACGTGTATGCCGCCGTGGAGCCGGCGGCGGGCGGCGGCGGGCCCCGCTGGCGGCCTGAAGCCAAAGGGCAGGCGGCAGGTGCGGGCGCACATCGAGGTCGGCTACAGGAGAACAGGGTATGACTGAAGCGATTGGATCGCGCAAGATGGACGCATGCGAACCGACCGCTGCTGCGCTCGACGAGATTCCGTGTAAGATAGGCCAATAACAACGTTGCATCTTTGCACACCTTTCTGTCGTGCAGGCCATCCAGGTGCACGCCTCCAGATTCATATCGGTCGATGCCATGCCAATCAGCGTTTCGGGACCGGTGGCGATTGCCATCTTTTGTTTTATTACATCAGCGCATGCCGATGAGTGCGAAGACCCGGTCCTTGCGGCGACTTACAGTCGCATGTTGAGCGATGACCAGGCATTGCGTGGCCGTTATATCGAAATCCTGGAGCGCGAACACGCCAAGGTCAGCGTCGATGCAGCCGAGAAGGCGAACATCGAAGATTCGATCCTGGCTGGCGACGCGAAGAACCAGGAGGAGCTCGACCGCTTGGTCAAACGATGCGGCTGGCCGAAACGTATCGACAATGGCAAGGCTGCGCGCTCGGCATATTTCATTATTCAGCACGCGCCTCTTGCTTATCAGTTGAAGTATCTTCCCGTGGTTCGTGGGGCAAACAAGCGTGGCGAAATCTCGAACGAAAAACTTGCGTCCCTGGAGGATCGTATTCTCGTGAGGCAGGGCAAAGGCCAAAGATACGGCACCGAGTTCCAGCACGGCAGTAATAAGGTCTTTCCAATCCACGACAGTAAAAACGTCAACAGGAGACGAAAGGAGATCGGGCTGCCGCCGTTGACCGGTTTCCCGCTTTGATACAGGCCATGCGCTCGAGATCGGACGCGAAACGAAAGTTGGGGCTCCCTTCGCTTCCGGCCGTAGTCATCGGTGCGCATTGCCATGCGCCTTGCCCTGGCTGATGAAGCGGAAAGGGAGACTTGCGGCGAAGCGGCCGGCATTCATGCGTGAGCGGTGAAGGTTCGCAAAACGCCCTCGGCATAGGAGCGCTTGCTCCATGATTCATCATTCGTCCCCAGCGGGCAGCACCACGCGCACCAGCAGCCCCTTGCCTTGCGCCCCATCCAGCAACGCCAGCGTCGCCCCATGCAGCGCGGCGATATCGCTGACGATGGCCAGGCCCAGCCCGGCCCCGCCCGGATTGACCTGCATCGACGCGGCGGCCCGGTAGAACGGCGCGAACACCCGTTCCCGTTCCGCCGCCGGGATACCGGGGCCGCCGTCTTCCACCTCCAGCACGGCCATGCCGTCTTCCGCGCGCACGCGCAGCACGACCGCGCCGCCGGCCGGCGTGTAGCGCAGCGCGTTGTCGACCAGGTTGGCCACCAGTTCGTGCAGCAGCAGGCCTTGGCCCGTCACCGTCACTTCCTCCGGTGCCTCCAGTGCCAGGTCGATCTGCGCTCGCACGGCGTTCGGCGCCAGCTCCAGCGCGACCTGCTGCACCAGCGCGCGCAGCGCCACCGGCTCGGCCAGGCCGCCCTTGCTGTGCTCGATGCGGGCCAGCGTCAAGAGGCGGTTGGCCAGGTGGACGGCGGAGTCGGTGGTGGCGGCGATGCCGGCCAGGACGTCGGTCACCGCGGCCGGCGCGCCATGCCGGGCGATCTCGCGCTGCGCCATCTCCGCCTGCGTGCGCAGTACCGTCAGCGGCGTGCGCAGCTGGTGCGAGGCGTCGGCGATGAAGCGGCGCTGGCTGTTGATCAGGCCCGCCGTGCGCGACATCGATGCGTTCATCGCTTCCACCAGCGGCCGTACCTCACGGTGCACCAGCGCGGGATCGAGGTCGGACAGGTCGGACACGCTGCGCGACTCCACCTCGCGCTTGAGGCGCATCAGCGGCTGCAGCACCAGGCGCACGGCGAACCAGATCAACAGCGCTGCCGCCGCCACGAGGCCGGCCTGCCACAACACCGTGTCGAACAGGATCTTGTTGGTCAGGCCGCGCCGCGCATCCAGCGTCTCGCCCACCTGGATCAGCGCGATGCCGCGCATGGAGTCGTCGTACACGGGCTGCAGCAGGGCGGCGATGCGGATCGGCTGGCCGTTGTACTGGGCGTGGTAGAAGCGCACCAGCGCCGGATAGCTTTCCGAGCGGGGCACGTGCTTCGGCACCGGCGGCAGGTCGTCGTAGCCGGACACCGTCTCGCCCGCCAGCCCCGTCACCTTGTAGTAGATGCGGCCCAGCGTGTCGGTCTCGAAGCTGTCCAGCGCCACGTACGGCACGTCGGCCACTACCTTGCCGCCGCTGATCGACACCCGTTCGGCCAGCGCGCGCGTGGAAGCGAGCAGCGAGCGGTCGTAGGCGATATCGGCCGCGTCGAGCGCGTTGTGGTAGGCCGAGACCATATTGAGCACTTCCAGCACGACCAGCGGCAGCAGCAGCCAGCGCAGCAACTGGCCGCGCAGGCTGCCCACCGAGGCCGTCCCACGGGGCCGCTCGCCCGGCACCGCCATGTCAGGCCGGGTCGCGCGGCTGCAGCAGGTAGCCGATGCCGCGCAGCGTGGTGATGGCGGCGGCGCCCGGCTGGCCGCTCTCGAGCTTCTTGCGCACGCGGTGGATGTATAGTTCGATGGCGTCCAGGTTGGCGTCGTCCGCCAGCGCGAACACCTCGTCGAACAGTTTTTCCTTGGCGACCGCGCGGCCGCTCTTCGTGATCAGCGCTTCCAGCACGGCATGTTCGCGCGGCGTCAGGGCCAGGCCTTGCTCGTAGTACGTGAACATGCGCGTGACGGTGTCGAAGGCCAGCGCGCCGCAGCGGTACACCAGCGCCTCGTTGCCGAGGCCCCGCCGCAGCAGCGCCCTGACGCGCGCCTCCAGTTCGACCAGCTCGAACGGCTTGGCCAGGTAGTCGTCCGCGCCCAGGTTCAAGCCCTGCACGCGGTCTTCCAGGCCGCCGCGCGCCGTCAGGATCAGTACCGGCGTCTTGCCGCCCGCGCCGCCGCGGGCGCGCAGGCGCTTCAAGACCTCCAGGCCATCCATCTTCGGCAGCGTCAGGTCGAGGATGACCAGGGCATACTCCTGCGTGTGCAGCAGCGCATCCGCGTCGGCGCCATTGGTCGCGCACTCCACCGTCAGGTGTGCATCGCGCAGCGCCTTGGCGAGCCAGTGTTGCAGTTCGGTGTGGTCTTCGACCAGGAGTATGCGCATCGTCTGAAAGCAATTTGAAAGGTTGACGAATCTATAGTACGTCCATGCCCCGCCACGAGGGCAAGCAGCGACACTATAAACCCAGGAGACAATCCGTGAAAAGAAGCACCATCGCCAGCGGCACGCTGGCTGCCGTGGCCTGCCTGGCCGCCGTCCAGTCCCACGCCCAGTCCGCCGTCACCCTGTACGGCCTGCTCGACACGGGCATCGATTACGCCTCCAACGCCGCTCCCGGCGGCCACGCAGTCACCCGCGTCAGCTCGGGCGGCATGAACACGTCGCGCTGGGGGATCAAGGGCAGCGAGGACCTGGGCGACGGCCTCAAGGCGGTCTATCAACTCGAAGGCGGCATCCTGATGGACACCGGCGGCATCGACGGCCAGCTGTTCCGCCGCCAGGCCAACGTCGGCCTGGAGGGCAAGTATGGCCGTCTCGTGCTGGGCCGTTCGTTCACCAGCGTGTACGACACCGTGATCCGCTTCGACCCGATGGGCTT
This is a stretch of genomic DNA from Pseudoduganella chitinolytica. It encodes these proteins:
- a CDS encoding sensor histidine kinase — its product is MAVPGERPRGTASVGSLRGQLLRWLLLPLVVLEVLNMVSAYHNALDAADIAYDRSLLASTRALAERVSISGGKVVADVPYVALDSFETDTLGRIYYKVTGLAGETVSGYDDLPPVPKHVPRSESYPALVRFYHAQYNGQPIRIAALLQPVYDDSMRGIALIQVGETLDARRGLTNKILFDTVLWQAGLVAAAALLIWFAVRLVLQPLMRLKREVESRSVSDLSDLDPALVHREVRPLVEAMNASMSRTAGLINSQRRFIADASHQLRTPLTVLRTQAEMAQREIARHGAPAAVTDVLAGIAATTDSAVHLANRLLTLARIEHSKGGLAEPVALRALVQQVALELAPNAVRAQIDLALEAPEEVTVTGQGLLLHELVANLVDNALRYTPAGGAVVLRVRAEDGMAVLEVEDGGPGIPAAERERVFAPFYRAAASMQVNPGGAGLGLAIVSDIAALHGATLALLDGAQGKGLLVRVVLPAGDE
- a CDS encoding DUF6624 domain-containing protein is translated as MQAIQVHASRFISVDAMPISVSGPVAIAIFCFITSAHADECEDPVLAATYSRMLSDDQALRGRYIEILEREHAKVSVDAAEKANIEDSILAGDAKNQEELDRLVKRCGWPKRIDNGKAARSAYFIIQHAPLAYQLKYLPVVRGANKRGEISNEKLASLEDRILVRQGKGQRYGTEFQHGSNKVFPIHDSKNVNRRRKEIGLPPLTGFPL
- a CDS encoding D-amino acid dehydrogenase; this encodes MKTIAVIGGGITGVTTAYALAQRGLAVTLFEQHRYPAMETSYANGGQLSASNAEVWNHWGTVRKGVAWMLRRDAPLLVRPHPTWHKLSWFAEFLAAVPRYRDNTVATARMAVAAREHLFAWAAQEGIAFDQRRQGILHIYRDKAAFDHAAQVTKLLAQGGLPRRGVTPQEMRAIEPTLAGDYYGGFYTESDSSGDIHKFTTGLARACQRHGVALLCQREVLALAVDDHGASVTVRHGEVQDTCSFDAAVVCAGTASRALAAMVGDRVNVYPVKGYSITVHLADSASQAAAPTVSLLDDATKLVASRFGQDRLRVAGTAEFAGYDRDIRQDRIRPLVEWVERCFPGVSTTSVVPWAGLRPMMPDTMPRVGRGRTPFVFYNTGHGHLGWTLSAATAETVAHDVYAAVEPAAGGGGPRWRPEAKGQAAGAGAHRGRLQENRV
- a CDS encoding response regulator; this translates as MRILLVEDHTELQHWLAKALRDAHLTVECATNGADADALLHTQEYALVILDLTLPKMDGLEVLKRLRARGGAGGKTPVLILTARGGLEDRVQGLNLGADDYLAKPFELVELEARVRALLRRGLGNEALVYRCGALAFDTVTRMFTYYEQGLALTPREHAVLEALITKSGRAVAKEKLFDEVFALADDANLDAIELYIHRVRKKLESGQPGAAAITTLRGIGYLLQPRDPA